A window of Macrobrachium rosenbergii isolate ZJJX-2024 chromosome 15, ASM4041242v1, whole genome shotgun sequence contains these coding sequences:
- the LOC136846820 gene encoding TATA element modulatory factor-like isoform X3 codes for MSWFDTAGFTSLAKSALKEAQRTIDKALDIDENNENAEPAPAHKGISEKLRDESENFFASFGLEKKKSPLTPANTPVEPTPLPKDTEEDEDGDKSSTSSAAMVGSLWGSFTGSFFDNTSANKKETQDTPETPSSSQKKIVATQPPRSSTSLPSLQLPKSPVSTQPRTASLEEYQIDSTGSQETAGKEAIGVQPSKNSPDVGDASATQEWGWGWDSSIMVMSSDQQQLEGELNASQGEIDGREDSLVDDDDEDGFSRSRLVVGSVDSDGFSRQESQGSLCGRSIDLDVPSVISEDVFDSGQAEQAEKERENGATAKSDVSSDDRSANESRFSERRTAVSSGNSEVNTPESIVLLTSDSSPDGEVANIEASAASNASLTINLSAVGTSPISSPDSIEVLGSCSVVTSPSSIEVLSGISSSDSSPTHQDSCSITLTEDRSPPTISLQPITRPPSKRDHEPPQCDQLVVFQESIVSEKTLLSKDSEIKPSDEVSASQKAVVKQPTFWDKEESMYPKDGDSCSHSGSSLLEDLSASESIHSTSTSSTHTVLDTSAIIQASDPHLVSTSPEPQSFDSLVRQVTEPTPKPAEDNEVSENRTEVDIAALPLDISVESGGSSDTITASLDSSQMALSCKSHTGISESDQELKESEENTMSTSGGSVVRCLLEEAIGDEEAVSNNSSPPEREHSPSSSERSEALKVGSGHTSGHSSGDEIETTTSSDIEVISSPSLDGSTVARGSAAASRVWASAQRGLRSFLNDRSESPASDSSSNNKKNNADKGHRRNQSNFSETSESSSEPHSPEMEKLLKKVSHLTEVLEARETKLMELSQVNAALQDTNLRMKTRIEELEGGGGNDATESLREEFTQRLVTMERKFQQALREKEATKKQLEEVRAEAATRLSSTEVAREREERDIVIKELREEGEKLSKQQLSYSNIVKKLRSKEKENETTIKTQKDKLEEQSRELDRLRKQLSAKEEMERRQIDAVCQLNVNNQRLEQMIKDTNAENAELEGKMSALKNALDTAYKEMTELQRVAATKDAEAQEQALSAEVELRKQLESTLAEAQAQACREQEALMAQVVELQDSLSRAETQANRKERQLRADISELQQRVSEAEARAEELSGAVSAATRPLLRQMENLQSTHSTQQATWESLESTLTRRLTEAQSAAAANSEKERAMREQYAEVSATAAALQTQVANLRAENTKLSSQVDLLTSKVENLTEVRHKENTQIEALKASFAEEIGEIKRERDSLEQQLEIEKTALAAEKKKSHSLQEQVKEREKRLLQCASGAVESHASTPRSSPTPSLSRISVSGSLNESFTGSQWGDEVFESSWSRGTSLYDSVRGNATATVDALTSQLRQREGEVHHLQSEITRYEAQRESLAQELVSVTTQLDALQNQLQDFQALQQQYKDMEQKYNALLQMHGEKVEEVEELRLDLADVKEMYKAQIDQLLQK; via the exons ATGAGCTGGTTTGACACCGCAGGCTTCACTTCCCTAGCCAAGTCAGCGCTGAAAGAAGCACAAAGGACCATTGACAAGGCGCTTGACATCGATGAGAACAATGAAAATGCGGAGCCAGCACCAGCGCACAAGG GGATATCGGAAAAGCTTCGCGATGAGTCGGAAAATTTCTTCGCCTCGTTTGGCCTCGAGAAGAAGAAATCACCTCTTACCCCTGCAAATACTCCAGTGGAACCTACACCACTCCCTAAAG ATACTGAGGAAGACGAAG ATGGGGATAAGTCAAGCACATCCAGTGCTGCTATGGTTGGAAGTCTGTGGGGATCGTTCACAGGCTCTTTCTTTGATAACACATCTGCGAATAAGAAAGAGACTCAAG ATACTCCCGAGACTCCCAGCAGCTCTCAGAAGAAGATAGTAGCAACACAGCCTCCTCGCAGCAGCACGAGCTTACCCAGTCTACAGCTGCCAAAGAGCCCGGTCTCTACTCAGCCGCGCACAGCTAGTCTTGAAGAGTATCAGATTGACAGCACTGGCAGCCAG GAGACAGCTGGCAAAGAGGCTATCGGCGTGCAGCCATCAAAAAACAGCCCAGATGTGGGAGATGCGTCTGCAACTCAAGAATGGGGTTGGGGATGGGACAGCAGCATAATGGTGATGTCGAGCGACCAACAGCAACTAGAAG GCGAACTTAACGCATCTCAGGGTGAAATTGACGGCCGCGAAGACAGTCTAGTGGATGACGACGACGAAGATGGCTTTTCTCGTAGTCGCCTGGTTGTCGGAAGCGTTGACAGCGACGGATTTTCACGGCAGGAGAGCCAAGGCTCCCTCTGTGGCAGATCCATCGACTTGGACGTTCCATCAGTCATATCAGAGGACGTGTTTGACTCAGGGCAGGCAGAacaggcagagaaagagagagaaaatggtgccACTGCCAAGAGTGATGTATCGAGTGACGATAGAAGTGCTAACGAAAGTAGGTTTAGTGAAAGGAGAACTGCTGTGTCCAGTGGGAACTCTGAAGTGAACACACCTGAAAGTATTGTTTTATTGACTTCTGATAGTTCCCCCGATGGTGAGGTGGCAAATATCGAGGCCTCTGCTGCCAGCAATGCTAGTCTGACCATCAATTTGTCCGCAGTCGGGACCAGTCCTATTAGTTCCCCAGACTCCATAGAAGTCCTTGGTTCTTGTAGTGTTGTTACATCACCGTCTTCTATAGAG GTACTCAGTGGAATTTCATCAAGCGACTCATCCCCAACTCATCAAGATTCCTGTAGCATAACTCTAACAGAAGACAGAAGTCCTCCAACCATCTCCTTGCAACCAATCACTCGACCTCCGTCAAAGCGTGATCACGAGCCACCCCAGTGTGATCAGTTAGTTGTATTTCAGGAAAGTATTGTTAGTGAAAAGACACTGCTGAGTAAAGACAGTGAAATCAAACCGTCTGATGAAGTTTCTGCTAGTCAGAAGGCTGTGGTCAAACAGCCTACGTTTTGGGATAAGGAGGAGTCGATGTACCCCAAGGATGGCGATTCCTGCTCGCACTCTGGGAGCAGTCTGTTGGAAGACTTGTCTGCGAGTGAAAGTATCCACAGCACTTCGACTTCGAGTACCCACACGGTGTTAGACACTAGTGCGATTATACAAGCGAGCGATCCTCACTTGGTTTCTACTTCCCCCGAACCTCAGAGTTTTGACTCCTTGGTGCGACAAGTTACTGAACCCACGCCAAAGCCTGCCGAGGATAACGAAGTGTCGGAGAACAGAACGGAAGTTGATATTGCTGCGTTACCTCTGGACATATCTGTGGAAAGTGGGGGCAGTTCGGACACAATAACGGCGTCTTTGGATTCGTCGCAGATGGCCTT GTCCTGCAAGTCTCACACTGGTATCAGTGAGAGCGATCAGGAGCTGAAGGAGTCTGAAGAGAACACCATGAGTACGTCCGGAGGCTCGGTCGTAAGGTGTCTCCTGGAGGAAGCCATTGGCGACGAAGAGGCTGTGAGCAATAACTCTTCTCCCCCTGAGAGAGAGCACTCTCCGTCATCATCTGAAAG GTCTGAGGCCTTAAAAGTTGGATCTGGGCACACCTCAGGTCACAGTTCTGGAGACGAGATCGAAACGACGACATCTTCAGACATAGAAGTCATATCAAG CCCCAGTTTAGACGGAAGCACTGTAGCGAGAGGTTCTGCCGCCGCGTCGCGTGTGTGGGCTTCGGCACAGAGGGGACTGCGCTCGTTCCTGAACGACAGGTCTGAGTCTCCTGCCTCAGACTCTTCGAGTAACAACAAGAAGAATAACGCTGATAAAG GCCATCGCAGAAATCAATCGAATTTCTCCGAGACGAGCGAAAGCTCGTCAGAACCTCACTCGCCTGAGATGGAAAAATTACTTAAG aAAGTGTCCCACCTAACGGAAGTGCTTGAAGCTCGGGAGACTAAGCTGATGGAACTCAGCCAAGTGAACGCTGCCCTACAGGACACAAACCTAAGGATGAAGAC ACGCATAGAAGAACTGGAAGGTGGGGGAGGGAACGATGCCACAGAATCTCTACGGGAGGAATTTACCCAGAGGTTGGTGACAATGGAGAGGAAGTTCCAGCAAGCCCTTAGGGAAAAGGAGGCGACTAAAAAGCAGTTGGAG GAAGTTCGGGCAGAGGCAGCGACAAGGCTGAGCTCTACCGAGGTAGCCAGGGAACGCGAAGAGCGAGACATCGTGATAAAAGAACTGAGGGAAGAGGGTGAAAAGCTCAGCAAGCAACAGCTAAGTTATTCCAATATTGTGAAGAAGCTAAGATCaaaggagaaggaaaatgagaCGACCATCAAAACGCAAAA agACAAACTCGAGGAACAGTCCAGGGAACTGGACCGCTTACGGAAACAGCTGTCTGCCAAAGAAGAGATGGAGAGGAGACAAATCGACGCGGTTTGTCAGTTGAATGTCAACAATCAGCGGCTGGAGCAGATGATCAAAGACACCAATGCTGAGAATGCAGAGTTGGAAGGAAAGATGAGTGCTCTCAAGAATGCACTGGATACTGCGTACAA AGAAATGACCGAACTTCAGAGGGTAGCTGCGACGAAAGACGCAGAAGCCCAAGAGCAGGCCCTGAGCGCTGAGGTCGAACTACGGAAGCAGCTGGAATCGACCTTAGCTGAGGCACAGGCCCAAGCTTGCAGGGAGCAGGAAGCTTTGATGGCTCAGGTGGTAGAACTCCAGGACTCTTTATCAAGAGCAGAAACCCAAGCAAACAg GAAAGAAAGGCAGTTGCGTGCAGACATTAGCGAGCTACAGCAGAGAGTTTCCGAGGCCGAAGCCCGAGCAGAGGAACTTTCTGGTGCAGTTAGCGCTGCTACGAGGCCTCTCTTAAGACAGATGGAAAACCTGCAGTCCACTCACAGCACACAGCAAGCAACTTGGGAGTCATTAGAGTCGACACTTACTCGCAGACTAA CTGAAGCACAATCGGCAGCAGCAGCAaacagcgagaaagagagagcgatGCGTGAACAGTATGCGGAAGTTTCAGCCACAGCCGCAGCTCTCCAAACACAA GTGGCAAACTTGAGGGCCGAAAACACGAAGCTGTCGTCACAGGTGGATCTTCTTACCTCGAAAGTAGAGAATTTAACAGAAGTGCGACACAA AGAAAATACTCAAATAGAGGCTTTGAAAGCTTCATTTGCAGAGGAAATTGGAGAAatcaagagggagagagacagccTGGAACAGCAGCTGGAAATCGAGAAGACGGCGCTGGCCGCAGAGAAGAAAAAATCCCACTCCCTACAGGAGCAGGTTAAAGAACGAGAGAAGAGGCTACTCCAGTGTGCCTCTGGAGCCGTTGAGAGTCACGCCAGCACTCCGCGCTCGTCCCCAACGCCTTCCCTGTCCCGAATTTCAGTCTCAGGGTCTCTCAACGAATCGTTCACCGGATCTCAGTGGGGA GATGAAGTGTTCGAATCAAGCTGGTCCCGAGGTACTTCACTGTACGACTCGGTGAGAGGGAATGCAACGGCAACTGTCGATGCTCTTACGTCACAGCTACGTCAGCGAGAAG GGGAAGTACATCACCTGCAGAGTGAAATTACAAGGTACGAAGCCCAACGTGAGAGCTTAGCTCAGGAATTAGTGTCCGTGACTACGCAGTTAGATGCGCTGCAGAATCAACTGCAAGACTTTCAGGCTCTCCAGCAGCAGTACAAGGATATGGAACAAAAATATAATGCCTTATTGCAG ATGCATGGAGAGAAGGTGGAGGAAGTGGAAGAACTGCGACTTGATCTGGCTGACGTCAAAGAGATGTACAAAGCTCAG ATCGACCAGCTCTTGCAGAAGTAG
- the LOC136846820 gene encoding TATA element modulatory factor-like isoform X1, translated as MSWFDTAGFTSLAKSALKEAQRTIDKALDIDENNENAEPAPAHKGISEKLRDESENFFASFGLEKKKSPLTPANTPVEPTPLPKDTEEDEDGDKSSTSSAAMVGSLWGSFTGSFFDNTSANKKETQDTPETPSSSQKKIVATQPPRSSTSLPSLQLPKSPVSTQPRTASLEEYQIDSTGSQETAGKEAIGVQPSKNSPDVGDASATQEWGWGWDSSIMVMSSDQQQLEGELNASQGEIDGREDSLVDDDDEDGFSRSRLVVGSVDSDGFSRQESQGSLCGRSIDLDVPSVISEDVFDSGQAEQAEKERENGATAKSDVSSDDRSANESRFSERRTAVSSGNSEVNTPESIVLLTSDSSPDGEVANIEASAASNASLTINLSAVGTSPISSPDSIEVLGSCSVVTSPSSIEVLSGISSSDSSPTHQDSCSITLTEDRSPPTISLQPITRPPSKRDHEPPQCDQLVVFQESIVSEKTLLSKDSEIKPSDEVSASQKAVVKQPTFWDKEESMYPKDGDSCSHSGSSLLEDLSASESIHSTSTSSTHTVLDTSAIIQASDPHLVSTSPEPQSFDSLVRQVTEPTPKPAEDNEVSENRTEVDIAALPLDISVESGGSSDTITASLDSSQMALSCKSHTGISESDQELKESEENTMSTSGGSVVRCLLEEAIGDEEAVSNNSSPPEREHSPSSSERSEALKVGSGHTSGHSSGDEIETTTSSDIEVISSPSLDGSTVARGSAAASRVWASAQRGLRSFLNDRSESPASDSSSNNKKNNADKAETVPSSMTTSFTSISESEGESSSSNVLVLSHLTLDPSSISQVLQDLPYVEKGHRRNQSNFSETSESSSEPHSPEMEKLLKKVSHLTEVLEARETKLMELSQVNAALQDTNLRMKTRIEELEGGGGNDATESLREEFTQRLVTMERKFQQALREKEATKKQLEEVRAEAATRLSSTEVAREREERDIVIKELREEGEKLSKQQLSYSNIVKKLRSKEKENETTIKTQKDKLEEQSRELDRLRKQLSAKEEMERRQIDAVCQLNVNNQRLEQMIKDTNAENAELEGKMSALKNALDTAYKEMTELQRVAATKDAEAQEQALSAEVELRKQLESTLAEAQAQACREQEALMAQVVELQDSLSRAETQANRKERQLRADISELQQRVSEAEARAEELSGAVSAATRPLLRQMENLQSTHSTQQATWESLESTLTRRLTEAQSAAAANSEKERAMREQYAEVSATAAALQTQVANLRAENTKLSSQVDLLTSKVENLTEVRHKENTQIEALKASFAEEIGEIKRERDSLEQQLEIEKTALAAEKKKSHSLQEQVKEREKRLLQCASGAVESHASTPRSSPTPSLSRISVSGSLNESFTGSQWGDEVFESSWSRGTSLYDSVRGNATATVDALTSQLRQREGEVHHLQSEITRYEAQRESLAQELVSVTTQLDALQNQLQDFQALQQQYKDMEQKYNALLQMHGEKVEEVEELRLDLADVKEMYKAQIDQLLQK; from the exons ATGAGCTGGTTTGACACCGCAGGCTTCACTTCCCTAGCCAAGTCAGCGCTGAAAGAAGCACAAAGGACCATTGACAAGGCGCTTGACATCGATGAGAACAATGAAAATGCGGAGCCAGCACCAGCGCACAAGG GGATATCGGAAAAGCTTCGCGATGAGTCGGAAAATTTCTTCGCCTCGTTTGGCCTCGAGAAGAAGAAATCACCTCTTACCCCTGCAAATACTCCAGTGGAACCTACACCACTCCCTAAAG ATACTGAGGAAGACGAAG ATGGGGATAAGTCAAGCACATCCAGTGCTGCTATGGTTGGAAGTCTGTGGGGATCGTTCACAGGCTCTTTCTTTGATAACACATCTGCGAATAAGAAAGAGACTCAAG ATACTCCCGAGACTCCCAGCAGCTCTCAGAAGAAGATAGTAGCAACACAGCCTCCTCGCAGCAGCACGAGCTTACCCAGTCTACAGCTGCCAAAGAGCCCGGTCTCTACTCAGCCGCGCACAGCTAGTCTTGAAGAGTATCAGATTGACAGCACTGGCAGCCAG GAGACAGCTGGCAAAGAGGCTATCGGCGTGCAGCCATCAAAAAACAGCCCAGATGTGGGAGATGCGTCTGCAACTCAAGAATGGGGTTGGGGATGGGACAGCAGCATAATGGTGATGTCGAGCGACCAACAGCAACTAGAAG GCGAACTTAACGCATCTCAGGGTGAAATTGACGGCCGCGAAGACAGTCTAGTGGATGACGACGACGAAGATGGCTTTTCTCGTAGTCGCCTGGTTGTCGGAAGCGTTGACAGCGACGGATTTTCACGGCAGGAGAGCCAAGGCTCCCTCTGTGGCAGATCCATCGACTTGGACGTTCCATCAGTCATATCAGAGGACGTGTTTGACTCAGGGCAGGCAGAacaggcagagaaagagagagaaaatggtgccACTGCCAAGAGTGATGTATCGAGTGACGATAGAAGTGCTAACGAAAGTAGGTTTAGTGAAAGGAGAACTGCTGTGTCCAGTGGGAACTCTGAAGTGAACACACCTGAAAGTATTGTTTTATTGACTTCTGATAGTTCCCCCGATGGTGAGGTGGCAAATATCGAGGCCTCTGCTGCCAGCAATGCTAGTCTGACCATCAATTTGTCCGCAGTCGGGACCAGTCCTATTAGTTCCCCAGACTCCATAGAAGTCCTTGGTTCTTGTAGTGTTGTTACATCACCGTCTTCTATAGAG GTACTCAGTGGAATTTCATCAAGCGACTCATCCCCAACTCATCAAGATTCCTGTAGCATAACTCTAACAGAAGACAGAAGTCCTCCAACCATCTCCTTGCAACCAATCACTCGACCTCCGTCAAAGCGTGATCACGAGCCACCCCAGTGTGATCAGTTAGTTGTATTTCAGGAAAGTATTGTTAGTGAAAAGACACTGCTGAGTAAAGACAGTGAAATCAAACCGTCTGATGAAGTTTCTGCTAGTCAGAAGGCTGTGGTCAAACAGCCTACGTTTTGGGATAAGGAGGAGTCGATGTACCCCAAGGATGGCGATTCCTGCTCGCACTCTGGGAGCAGTCTGTTGGAAGACTTGTCTGCGAGTGAAAGTATCCACAGCACTTCGACTTCGAGTACCCACACGGTGTTAGACACTAGTGCGATTATACAAGCGAGCGATCCTCACTTGGTTTCTACTTCCCCCGAACCTCAGAGTTTTGACTCCTTGGTGCGACAAGTTACTGAACCCACGCCAAAGCCTGCCGAGGATAACGAAGTGTCGGAGAACAGAACGGAAGTTGATATTGCTGCGTTACCTCTGGACATATCTGTGGAAAGTGGGGGCAGTTCGGACACAATAACGGCGTCTTTGGATTCGTCGCAGATGGCCTT GTCCTGCAAGTCTCACACTGGTATCAGTGAGAGCGATCAGGAGCTGAAGGAGTCTGAAGAGAACACCATGAGTACGTCCGGAGGCTCGGTCGTAAGGTGTCTCCTGGAGGAAGCCATTGGCGACGAAGAGGCTGTGAGCAATAACTCTTCTCCCCCTGAGAGAGAGCACTCTCCGTCATCATCTGAAAG GTCTGAGGCCTTAAAAGTTGGATCTGGGCACACCTCAGGTCACAGTTCTGGAGACGAGATCGAAACGACGACATCTTCAGACATAGAAGTCATATCAAG CCCCAGTTTAGACGGAAGCACTGTAGCGAGAGGTTCTGCCGCCGCGTCGCGTGTGTGGGCTTCGGCACAGAGGGGACTGCGCTCGTTCCTGAACGACAGGTCTGAGTCTCCTGCCTCAGACTCTTCGAGTAACAACAAGAAGAATAACGCTGATAAAG CGGAGACAGTGCCTTCGTCAATGACCACTAGCTTCACCAGCATCAGCGAATCTGAGGGTGAATCCTCCTCTTCCAACGTCCTTGTACTCAGCCACCTGACTCTAGATCCGTCGTCCATCTCCCAGGTCCTGCAGGATTTGCCTTATGTTGAGAAAG GCCATCGCAGAAATCAATCGAATTTCTCCGAGACGAGCGAAAGCTCGTCAGAACCTCACTCGCCTGAGATGGAAAAATTACTTAAG aAAGTGTCCCACCTAACGGAAGTGCTTGAAGCTCGGGAGACTAAGCTGATGGAACTCAGCCAAGTGAACGCTGCCCTACAGGACACAAACCTAAGGATGAAGAC ACGCATAGAAGAACTGGAAGGTGGGGGAGGGAACGATGCCACAGAATCTCTACGGGAGGAATTTACCCAGAGGTTGGTGACAATGGAGAGGAAGTTCCAGCAAGCCCTTAGGGAAAAGGAGGCGACTAAAAAGCAGTTGGAG GAAGTTCGGGCAGAGGCAGCGACAAGGCTGAGCTCTACCGAGGTAGCCAGGGAACGCGAAGAGCGAGACATCGTGATAAAAGAACTGAGGGAAGAGGGTGAAAAGCTCAGCAAGCAACAGCTAAGTTATTCCAATATTGTGAAGAAGCTAAGATCaaaggagaaggaaaatgagaCGACCATCAAAACGCAAAA agACAAACTCGAGGAACAGTCCAGGGAACTGGACCGCTTACGGAAACAGCTGTCTGCCAAAGAAGAGATGGAGAGGAGACAAATCGACGCGGTTTGTCAGTTGAATGTCAACAATCAGCGGCTGGAGCAGATGATCAAAGACACCAATGCTGAGAATGCAGAGTTGGAAGGAAAGATGAGTGCTCTCAAGAATGCACTGGATACTGCGTACAA AGAAATGACCGAACTTCAGAGGGTAGCTGCGACGAAAGACGCAGAAGCCCAAGAGCAGGCCCTGAGCGCTGAGGTCGAACTACGGAAGCAGCTGGAATCGACCTTAGCTGAGGCACAGGCCCAAGCTTGCAGGGAGCAGGAAGCTTTGATGGCTCAGGTGGTAGAACTCCAGGACTCTTTATCAAGAGCAGAAACCCAAGCAAACAg GAAAGAAAGGCAGTTGCGTGCAGACATTAGCGAGCTACAGCAGAGAGTTTCCGAGGCCGAAGCCCGAGCAGAGGAACTTTCTGGTGCAGTTAGCGCTGCTACGAGGCCTCTCTTAAGACAGATGGAAAACCTGCAGTCCACTCACAGCACACAGCAAGCAACTTGGGAGTCATTAGAGTCGACACTTACTCGCAGACTAA CTGAAGCACAATCGGCAGCAGCAGCAaacagcgagaaagagagagcgatGCGTGAACAGTATGCGGAAGTTTCAGCCACAGCCGCAGCTCTCCAAACACAA GTGGCAAACTTGAGGGCCGAAAACACGAAGCTGTCGTCACAGGTGGATCTTCTTACCTCGAAAGTAGAGAATTTAACAGAAGTGCGACACAA AGAAAATACTCAAATAGAGGCTTTGAAAGCTTCATTTGCAGAGGAAATTGGAGAAatcaagagggagagagacagccTGGAACAGCAGCTGGAAATCGAGAAGACGGCGCTGGCCGCAGAGAAGAAAAAATCCCACTCCCTACAGGAGCAGGTTAAAGAACGAGAGAAGAGGCTACTCCAGTGTGCCTCTGGAGCCGTTGAGAGTCACGCCAGCACTCCGCGCTCGTCCCCAACGCCTTCCCTGTCCCGAATTTCAGTCTCAGGGTCTCTCAACGAATCGTTCACCGGATCTCAGTGGGGA GATGAAGTGTTCGAATCAAGCTGGTCCCGAGGTACTTCACTGTACGACTCGGTGAGAGGGAATGCAACGGCAACTGTCGATGCTCTTACGTCACAGCTACGTCAGCGAGAAG GGGAAGTACATCACCTGCAGAGTGAAATTACAAGGTACGAAGCCCAACGTGAGAGCTTAGCTCAGGAATTAGTGTCCGTGACTACGCAGTTAGATGCGCTGCAGAATCAACTGCAAGACTTTCAGGCTCTCCAGCAGCAGTACAAGGATATGGAACAAAAATATAATGCCTTATTGCAG ATGCATGGAGAGAAGGTGGAGGAAGTGGAAGAACTGCGACTTGATCTGGCTGACGTCAAAGAGATGTACAAAGCTCAG ATCGACCAGCTCTTGCAGAAGTAG